Proteins from a single region of Hordeum vulgare subsp. vulgare chromosome 6H, MorexV3_pseudomolecules_assembly, whole genome shotgun sequence:
- the LOC123401740 gene encoding protein PHOSPHATE-INDUCED 1-like, with translation MAAASHTRTGHGALALVSVLLLSLAHGSLSLSLGLGVGGRRLMELYKPDPSELLTYHNGAVLHGAIPVSVLWYGRFTPAQKAVVSDFLLSLTAASPAPTPSVSQWWGTIAQLYLSKANGGANAKRATQVALAGQASDERCSLGKSLKLPQLAALAARAKPRKGGIALVLTAEDVAVEGFCRSRCGMHGSDARARTAYVWVGNSASQCPGQCAWPFHKPVYGPQAPALVPPSGDVGMDGMVMNVASMVAGAVTNPFGDGFYQGPREAPLEAATACPGVYGSGAYPGYAGNLAVDATTGASYNANGANGRKYLLPALFDPDTSTCSTLV, from the coding sequence atggccgccgcctcgcacacTCGCACGGGCCATGGTGCACTAGCGCTGGTTTCGGTGCTGCTGCTGAGCCTCGCTCACGGCTCCCTGTCCCTGTCCCTGGGACTGGGGGTGGGGGGCAGGAGGCTCATGGAGCTGTACAAGCCAGACCCCAGCGAGCTCCTCACGTACCACAACGGCGCCGTGCTGCACGGCGCCATCCCGGTCTCCGTGCTCTGGTACGGCCGCTTCACGCCCGCGCAGAAGGCCGTCGTCTCCGACTTCCTCCTCTCgctcaccgccgcctccccggcGCCGACCCCGTCCGTCTCGCAGTGGTGGGGCACCATCGCCCAGCTCTACCTCTCCAAGGCCAACGGCGGGGCCAACGCCAAGCGCGCCACGCAGGTGGCCCTCGCCGGGCAGGCCTCCGACGAGCGGTGCTCGCTCGGGAAGAGCCTCAAGCTGCCCCAGCTCGCCGCGCTGGCCGCCAGGGCCAAGCCCCGGAAGGGCGGGATCGCGCTGGTGCTCACCGCGGAGGACGTGGCCGTGGAGGGCTTCTGCCGGAGCCGGTGCGGCATGCACGGCTCCGACGCCAGGGCGCGCACCGCGTACGTCTGGGTCGGCAACTCCGCCTCGCAGTGCCCCGGGCAGTGCGCGTGGCCGTTCCACAAGCCGGTGTACGGGCCCCAGGCGCCGGCGCTGGTGCCGCCGAGCGGCGACGTCGGGATGGACGGCATGGTGATGAACGTGGCCAGCATGGTCGCCGGCGCGGTCACCAACCCCTTCGGCGACGGCTTCTACCAGGGCCCCAGGGAGGCGCCGCTGGAGGCCGCGACGGCGTGCCCGGGGGTCTACGGCAGCGGCGCCTACCCCGGCTACGCCGGGAACCTGGCGGTGGACGCCACCACCGGGGCGAGCTACAATGCCAACGGGGCCAACGGGAGGAAGTACCTGCTTCCCGCGCTGTTCGACCCTGACACGTCAACCTGCTCGACCTTGGTGTGA
- the LOC123402706 gene encoding protein PHOSPHATE-INDUCED 1-like: protein MAFVCAKAVLLAAVMLATAAQVCMGARRRMELYRPDPADMLSYHNGAVLHGDIAVSVLWYGNFKPAQKAVILDFLLSLTAEPQAASPSVAQWWGTIDQQYLSPASAKSSGAGESTRVLLADQLSDGACSMGKSLTLEQITALAATAKPKKGGVAVVFTAQDVAVEGFGMGRCSLHGSDSSSGTTHIWVGNPETQCPGACAWPFHQPTYGPQDAPLVAPNGDVGADAMVMNLASMLAGAATNPFGDGYYQGSSDAPLEAATACPGVFGNGAYPGYAGDLKVDQATGASYNCNGAHGRKYLLPALYDPSTSACGTLV from the coding sequence ATGGCATTCGTTTGTGCAAAGGCAGTGCTTCTCGCGGCGGTGATGCTTGCGACCGCGGCACAGGTTTGCATGGGCGCGAGGCGGCGCATGGAGCTGTACCGGCCGGACCCGGCCGACATGCTCTCCTACCACAATGGCGCCGTGCTCCACGGCGACATCGCCGTGTCCGTCCTCTGGTACGGCAACTTTAAGCCGGCGCAGAAGGCGGTGATCCTCGACTTCCTCCTCTCGCTCACCGCCGAGCCTCAGGCCGCCTCGCCGTCCGTCGCGCAGTGGTGGGGCACCATCGACCAGCAGTACCTCTCCCCCGCGAGCGCCAAGTCCAGCGGCGCGGGCGAGAGCACCCGTGTCCTGCTCGCGGACCAGCTCTCCGACGGCGCGTGCTCCATGGGCAAGTCCCTCACCCTCGAGCAGATCACCGCCCTGGCCGCGACGGCTAAACCCAAGAAAGGCGGCGTCGCGGTGGTGTTCACGGCGCAGGACGTGGCGGTGGAGGGCTTCGGCATGGGCCGGTGCAGCCTGCACGGCTCCGACTCCAGCTCCGGCACGACCCACATCTGGGTCGGCAACCCGGAGACGCAGTGCCCCGGCGCGTGCGCGTGGCCCTTCCACCAGCCCACCTACGGCCCCCAGGACGCGCCCCTCGTGGCGCCCAACGGCGACGTCGGGGCCGACGCCATGGTCATGAACCTCGCGAGCATGCTCGCCGGCGCGGCGACCAACCCGTTCGGCGACGGGTATTACCAGGGCAGCAGCGACGCGCCGCTGGAGGCCGCCACCGCCTGCCCAGGAGTCTTCGGCAACGGCGCGTACCCTGGCTACGCCGGCGACCTCAAAGTGGACCAGGCCACCGGGGCGAGCTACAATTGTAATGGCGCGCATGGCAGGAAGTACTTGCTTCCTGCGCTCTACGACCCTTCCACGTCTGCTTGTGGCACCTTGGTGTAG